Proteins encoded within one genomic window of Stigmatella aurantiaca:
- a CDS encoding DEAD/DEAH box helicase, with protein sequence MQSSVDTRDPLSPQDGQWLRALKAEVPSATFKQGREVAENRRVFGLQREGGRIRAQVAGTTGVRYEVALEPKDGKVNSTCTCEEWNTEGPHCKHVVAVALIYAARFRPLPPPTQATPAAAPVAAREPSRPAPEPEHHEEEDEVPAPELSGADAVSLPALAKVESWLGLSAQADYEFFYRLTLSTTGPGGRHWVVDVRRQDAQMKGPVHVKRLLQAGTRISPADERVFAVLARHEHRYDSRIVLSDEDLAEVLELLRHRRVIYRGTPLIYSEEPVRPQIHLESRPDGATARIELLFPDGVGAQIKDVILLAGQRTWVIQAQLLFAVEPDFPPRLLRKWLLEPAMAFPPAQLDRVLTFFAAHLPRFRMVLKADNIDVDESVEPHFLLTLEGTPERVKAQLAARYGQTTVPVSPTATHLGYASGVGNESRKLYRRREELERGAGKQLLELGLRFDGGAQVYETSGDAALEFWARGLASLPASWERFGVQAPKVRLRPKIKPRIRVGMSGVNWFDLDAEFVTDDQAVDLGAVRMWLDSGRRFVPLKDGSFAEADAAELKRVADILEEAGAMPGRTRTRLPLHQSVALDLLADLGEFTEVEAKARQAMMELRDTAGVPKVALPEGLTATLRHYQESGLSWLWFLHRHGLSGILADDMGLGKTVQSLSLLQKVANEEGRKPSLVVAPTSVLANWEREAERFTPNLKVMVWHGQDRKERAEDLKDMDLVLTSYALVRRDLDQLSQVGFRYVILDEAQNIKNADSATAQSCKTLPSDSRLALTGTPLENRLSELWSLFDFLMPGFLGSAEGFSDRYEQPIQVANDVTARDRLRRRIQPFILRRLKTEVASDLPPKTESVAWCEMEPGQAALYREVLEESRRKVSESIEKLGFKRSRVSILAALMRLRQVCCDPRLLKLPPNTLLPASAKLERFGQLVDDLVAEGHRALVFSQFTEMLELLKGEAERRGMEYLYLDGRTKDRMAKVDDFNRPDGPPLFLISLKAGGTGLNLTAADYVIHYDPWWNPAVEDQATDRTHRIGQTRAVISYKLITRGTVEEKILSLQRRKKELAAGVLGTEGDFGKLLTEQDIADLFTES encoded by the coding sequence GTGCAATCATCCGTCGACACCCGAGACCCTCTTTCTCCGCAGGACGGCCAGTGGCTGCGTGCCCTGAAGGCCGAGGTCCCGTCCGCCACCTTCAAGCAAGGCCGTGAGGTCGCGGAGAACCGCCGCGTCTTCGGCCTCCAGCGTGAGGGGGGCCGCATCCGTGCCCAGGTAGCGGGGACCACGGGCGTGCGCTACGAGGTGGCGCTGGAGCCCAAGGACGGCAAGGTCAACTCGACCTGCACCTGCGAGGAGTGGAACACCGAAGGTCCTCACTGCAAGCACGTGGTGGCCGTGGCGCTCATCTACGCGGCGCGCTTCCGTCCGCTCCCGCCGCCCACGCAGGCCACCCCCGCCGCCGCGCCCGTGGCCGCGCGCGAGCCGTCCCGCCCGGCCCCCGAGCCCGAGCATCATGAGGAAGAGGATGAGGTGCCCGCCCCGGAGCTGTCCGGCGCGGATGCGGTGAGCCTGCCGGCGCTGGCCAAGGTGGAGAGCTGGTTGGGGCTCTCCGCCCAGGCCGACTACGAGTTCTTCTACCGGTTGACGCTGTCCACCACGGGCCCCGGAGGGCGCCACTGGGTGGTGGACGTGCGCCGCCAGGACGCCCAGATGAAGGGCCCCGTGCACGTCAAGCGCCTGCTCCAGGCGGGCACGCGCATCTCGCCGGCCGATGAGCGGGTGTTCGCCGTGCTGGCCCGGCACGAGCACCGCTACGACTCGCGCATCGTCCTGTCCGACGAGGACCTGGCCGAGGTGCTGGAGCTGCTGCGCCACCGCCGGGTCATCTACCGGGGCACGCCGCTCATCTACTCGGAAGAGCCGGTGCGTCCGCAGATCCACCTGGAGTCCCGGCCGGACGGGGCCACCGCCCGCATCGAGCTGCTGTTCCCGGATGGCGTGGGCGCGCAGATCAAAGACGTCATCCTCCTGGCGGGCCAGCGCACCTGGGTCATCCAGGCCCAGTTGCTGTTCGCGGTGGAGCCGGACTTTCCGCCCCGGCTGCTGCGCAAGTGGCTGCTGGAGCCGGCCATGGCCTTCCCGCCCGCCCAGCTCGACCGCGTGCTGACGTTCTTCGCCGCGCACCTGCCGCGCTTCCGCATGGTGCTCAAGGCGGACAACATCGACGTGGACGAGTCGGTGGAGCCGCACTTCCTGCTCACCCTGGAGGGCACGCCGGAGCGCGTGAAGGCGCAGCTCGCCGCGCGCTATGGGCAGACCACGGTGCCGGTGTCCCCCACGGCCACGCACCTGGGCTACGCGAGCGGCGTGGGCAACGAGAGCCGCAAGCTCTACCGCCGGCGCGAGGAGCTGGAGCGCGGCGCGGGCAAGCAGCTCCTGGAGCTGGGCCTGCGCTTCGATGGAGGGGCCCAGGTCTACGAGACCAGCGGGGACGCGGCGCTGGAGTTCTGGGCGCGCGGGCTCGCCTCGCTGCCGGCCTCCTGGGAGCGCTTCGGCGTGCAGGCCCCCAAGGTGCGGCTGCGGCCCAAAATCAAGCCGCGCATCCGCGTGGGCATGAGCGGGGTGAACTGGTTCGATCTCGACGCGGAGTTCGTCACCGACGACCAGGCGGTGGACCTGGGCGCGGTGCGCATGTGGCTGGACTCGGGGCGGCGCTTCGTGCCCCTCAAGGACGGCAGCTTCGCGGAGGCGGACGCCGCCGAGCTCAAGCGCGTGGCGGACATCCTGGAAGAGGCCGGCGCTATGCCGGGCCGCACGCGGACCCGGCTGCCCTTGCACCAGTCGGTGGCGTTGGACCTGCTGGCGGACCTGGGCGAGTTCACCGAGGTGGAGGCCAAGGCGCGCCAGGCGATGATGGAGCTGCGCGACACGGCCGGGGTGCCCAAGGTGGCCCTGCCCGAGGGGCTCACCGCCACGCTGCGCCACTACCAGGAGTCGGGCCTCTCGTGGCTCTGGTTCCTGCACCGCCACGGCCTGTCCGGCATCCTCGCGGACGACATGGGCCTCGGAAAGACAGTCCAGTCCCTGAGCCTCCTGCAGAAGGTGGCCAACGAGGAGGGCCGCAAGCCCTCGCTCGTCGTGGCCCCCACGAGCGTGCTCGCCAACTGGGAGCGCGAGGCCGAGCGCTTCACCCCCAACCTCAAGGTCATGGTGTGGCACGGCCAGGACCGCAAGGAGCGCGCCGAGGACCTGAAGGACATGGACCTGGTGCTGACCTCCTACGCCCTGGTGCGGCGCGACTTGGACCAGCTCTCCCAGGTGGGCTTCCGCTACGTCATCCTCGACGAGGCGCAGAACATCAAGAACGCCGACAGCGCCACCGCGCAGTCGTGCAAGACGCTGCCCAGCGACTCGCGCCTGGCGCTCACCGGCACGCCGCTGGAGAACCGCCTGAGCGAGCTGTGGAGCCTCTTCGACTTCCTCATGCCGGGCTTCCTCGGCAGCGCCGAGGGCTTCAGCGACCGCTACGAGCAGCCCATCCAGGTGGCCAACGACGTCACCGCGCGGGACCGGCTGCGCCGCCGCATCCAGCCGTTCATCCTGCGCCGGCTCAAGACGGAGGTGGCCAGTGACTTGCCGCCCAAGACCGAGAGCGTCGCCTGGTGCGAGATGGAGCCGGGCCAGGCCGCGCTCTACCGCGAGGTGCTGGAGGAGAGCCGCCGCAAGGTCAGCGAGAGCATCGAGAAGCTGGGCTTCAAGCGCAGCCGCGTGTCCATCCTCGCCGCGCTGATGCGCCTGCGGCAGGTGTGCTGTGATCCGCGCCTGCTCAAGCTGCCGCCCAACACGCTGCTGCCCGCGAGCGCCAAGCTGGAGCGCTTCGGCCAGCTCGTGGATGACCTGGTGGCCGAGGGCCACCGCGCGCTCGTCTTCAGCCAGTTCACCGAGATGCTGGAACTGCTCAAGGGCGAGGCCGAGCGGCGCGGCATGGAGTACCTCTACCTGGACGGCCGGACCAAGGACCGCATGGCCAAGGTGGATGACTTCAACCGCCCGGATGGCCCGCCGCTGTTCCTCATCAGCCTCAAGGCGGGCGGCACCGGCCTCAACCTCACCGCGGCCGACTACGTCATCCACTATGATCCGTGGTGGAACCCCGCCGTGGAGGACCAAGCCACGGACCGCACGCACCGCATCGGCCAGACGCGCGCGGTCATCAGCTACAAGCTCATTACCCGCGGCACCGTGGAGGAGAAGATTCTCTCCCTCCAGCGGCGCAAGAAAGAGCTCGCCGCCGGGGTGCTGGGAACGGAAGGCGATTTCGGTAAGTTGTTGACCGAACAGGACATCGCCGACCTGTTCACGGAAAGTTGA
- a CDS encoding adenine phosphoribosyltransferase: protein MNPDTSLSAELQARMRDVPDFPRPGIVFKDITPVLADPVLFPRLIQALAEPFRDQRITKVVGVEARGFILGAPVALALNAGFVPARKPGKLPSRTVTERYALEYGTDALEMHQDAVLRGERTLIVDDVLATGGTAEATAKLIAQVGGELVGFSFLIALGFLDGVKRLGAHHVHRLITL, encoded by the coding sequence ATGAATCCCGATACTTCTCTTTCCGCCGAGCTTCAGGCCCGCATGCGCGATGTGCCGGACTTTCCCCGTCCGGGCATCGTCTTCAAGGACATCACCCCGGTGCTGGCCGACCCCGTGCTCTTTCCCCGCCTCATCCAGGCCCTGGCGGAGCCCTTCCGGGATCAGCGCATCACCAAGGTGGTGGGGGTGGAGGCCCGGGGCTTCATCCTGGGGGCGCCGGTGGCGCTCGCGCTGAACGCCGGCTTCGTCCCCGCGCGGAAACCAGGCAAGCTGCCTTCCCGCACCGTCACCGAGCGCTACGCCCTGGAGTACGGCACCGACGCGCTGGAGATGCACCAGGACGCGGTGCTGCGTGGCGAGCGGACCCTCATCGTGGACGACGTGCTGGCCACCGGAGGCACCGCCGAGGCCACCGCGAAGCTCATCGCGCAGGTGGGCGGCGAGCTGGTGGGCTTCAGCTTCCTCATCGCCCTGGGCTTCCTGGACGGCGTGAAGCGGCTGGGCGCCCACCACGTGCACCGCCTCATCACCCTGTAG
- a CDS encoding TetR/AcrR family transcriptional regulator, producing the protein MGRPSNTDERRQQIVAGLLRVMSERGYERASVAEIARAAGLSPGLVHYHFHDKQEILLTLVDQLAQGVRQRVAAGLARVEEGSPKARVEAFLDAYLATGEDANPAAVASWVTISAEAIRQPEVRAIYETVVRTDLQHLETLVEALTGPGRAQSVAAGLFAAIQGYFVLAASVPGVVPPGSAASTVKRMASGLLD; encoded by the coding sequence TTGGGACGTCCCTCCAACACCGATGAGCGCCGCCAGCAGATCGTCGCCGGGCTGCTCCGGGTCATGTCCGAGCGGGGCTACGAGCGCGCCTCCGTGGCCGAGATCGCCCGGGCGGCAGGCCTGAGCCCCGGGCTGGTGCACTACCACTTCCACGACAAGCAGGAGATCCTCCTCACCCTGGTGGACCAGCTCGCACAAGGCGTGCGCCAGCGCGTGGCCGCCGGGCTGGCGCGGGTGGAGGAGGGTTCTCCCAAGGCCCGGGTGGAGGCGTTCCTGGATGCCTACCTGGCCACGGGCGAGGACGCGAACCCCGCTGCGGTCGCCAGCTGGGTCACCATCAGCGCGGAGGCCATCCGGCAACCCGAGGTCCGCGCCATCTACGAAACGGTGGTCCGCACGGACCTCCAGCACCTGGAGACCCTGGTCGAGGCCCTCACAGGCCCCGGCCGGGCCCAGAGCGTGGCGGCGGGGCTGTTCGCCGCCATCCAGGGCTACTTCGTGCTCGCCGCCTCCGTTCCGGGCGTGGTGCCCCCGGGCTCGGCGGCCAGCACCGTGAAGCGCATGGCCTCCGGGCTGCTCGATTAG
- a CDS encoding threonine synthase: MPFSHLTHLSCTKCGKTYDPAALLNVCKEPGCGGSLFAEYDLPRLSREDTASRDRTIWRWHELMPARTPEDIITLGEGGTPLLHARRLGARLSLPDVWIKEEAGNPTGSFKARGLGAAVTMAKALGAKAIALPTAGNAGGAAAAYAAKAGLPCHVFMPRDTPKVFRLECEAYGAKVTLVDGLIDDCGRIVAQRKEAEGWFDVSTLKEPYRVEGKKTMGYELAEQFGWTLPDVIVYPTGGGTGLIGMWKAFDEMERLGWIGSKRPRMISVQAEGCAPIPKAFAEGKDVSVRFENAHTYASGLRVPKAYADYLVLKILRESKGEAVTISDDEMRRGVNELASSEGLYAAPEGGAAWEAVKKLLAAQKLQRTERVVVFDTGTGYKYID; this comes from the coding sequence ATGCCTTTTTCCCACCTGACGCATCTGTCCTGCACCAAGTGCGGGAAGACGTATGACCCGGCGGCGCTCCTCAACGTCTGCAAGGAGCCGGGGTGTGGCGGCTCACTCTTCGCGGAGTACGACTTGCCCCGGCTCTCCCGCGAGGACACCGCCTCGCGCGACCGGACCATCTGGCGCTGGCACGAGCTGATGCCCGCCCGGACGCCCGAGGACATCATCACCCTGGGCGAAGGGGGCACGCCCCTGCTGCACGCCCGGCGGCTCGGAGCGCGCCTCTCCCTGCCGGACGTCTGGATCAAGGAAGAGGCCGGCAATCCCACCGGCTCCTTCAAGGCGCGCGGGCTGGGAGCGGCCGTCACGATGGCCAAGGCGCTCGGGGCGAAGGCCATCGCCCTGCCCACGGCGGGCAATGCGGGGGGCGCCGCGGCGGCCTACGCGGCGAAGGCGGGCCTGCCCTGCCACGTCTTCATGCCCCGGGACACCCCCAAGGTCTTCCGGCTCGAGTGCGAGGCCTACGGCGCGAAGGTGACGCTCGTGGATGGGCTCATCGATGACTGTGGCCGCATCGTCGCGCAGCGCAAGGAGGCCGAGGGCTGGTTCGATGTCTCGACGCTCAAGGAGCCCTACCGCGTCGAGGGCAAGAAGACGATGGGCTACGAGCTGGCCGAGCAGTTCGGGTGGACGCTGCCGGATGTCATCGTCTACCCCACGGGTGGCGGCACCGGGCTCATCGGCATGTGGAAGGCCTTCGATGAGATGGAACGGCTTGGGTGGATTGGCTCGAAGCGGCCTCGGATGATTTCCGTGCAGGCCGAAGGGTGCGCGCCCATTCCCAAGGCCTTCGCGGAGGGCAAGGACGTCTCGGTGCGCTTCGAGAACGCCCACACCTATGCCAGCGGCCTGCGGGTGCCCAAGGCGTATGCGGACTACCTCGTGCTGAAAATCCTCCGCGAGTCGAAGGGCGAGGCCGTCACCATCTCCGATGACGAGATGCGCCGGGGAGTGAACGAGCTGGCCTCCAGCGAGGGGCTCTACGCGGCACCCGAGGGCGGCGCGGCGTGGGAGGCCGTCAAGAAGCTGCTCGCCGCCCAAAAGCTCCAGCGCACCGAGCGGGTCGTCGTCTTCGACACGGGGACTGGGTACAAGTACATCGACTGA
- a CDS encoding MBL fold metallo-hydrolase: MSLSFLTLGVGDAFSALRYSSCLAVEAEGQVLLIDCPHPIRKMMREASESSGVSLDADRVAGVALTHLHADHSSGLEGLSYFSFFLLKRKLSLLCHPEVAQRLWEGHLAAGMECLIEKHGEAPHPKHFDDYFAHTPLSTESAVRFGPFSIECRFTYHHLPTTALRIRAGGRCLGYSADTSFDEGLIAWLAEADLLVHETNYGVHTPYAKLAALPAELRARMRLIHYPDDFDTEGSVIEPLAQGRRYTV, from the coding sequence ATGAGCCTGTCGTTCCTCACCCTGGGCGTCGGCGATGCCTTCTCCGCGCTGCGCTACTCCTCCTGCCTCGCCGTGGAAGCCGAGGGCCAGGTGCTGCTCATCGACTGCCCCCACCCCATCCGGAAGATGATGCGGGAGGCCTCGGAGTCCTCCGGCGTCTCCCTCGACGCGGACCGGGTGGCGGGGGTCGCCCTCACGCACCTGCACGCCGACCACAGCTCGGGGCTGGAGGGGCTGAGCTACTTCTCGTTCTTCCTGCTGAAGCGGAAGCTGTCCCTGCTCTGCCACCCGGAGGTGGCCCAGCGGCTCTGGGAGGGGCACCTGGCGGCCGGCATGGAGTGCCTCATCGAGAAGCACGGCGAGGCCCCCCACCCCAAGCACTTCGACGACTACTTCGCCCACACCCCGCTCTCCACCGAGTCCGCCGTCCGCTTCGGCCCGTTCTCCATCGAGTGCCGCTTCACCTACCACCACCTGCCCACCACGGCCCTGCGCATCCGGGCCGGTGGCAGGTGCCTGGGCTACAGCGCCGACACGTCCTTCGACGAGGGGCTCATTGCCTGGCTGGCGGAGGCGGACCTCCTCGTTCACGAGACGAATTACGGGGTTCACACGCCCTACGCGAAGCTCGCGGCGCTGCCCGCGGAGCTGCGGGCCCGGATGCGGCTCATCCACTACCCGGATGATTTCGACACCGAGGGGAGCGTCATCGAACCGCTCGCCCAGGGCCGCCGCTACACGGTATGA
- a CDS encoding ABC transporter ATP-binding protein codes for MQPSLASTPPPLAIEVKGLIKRFEDTVAVAGIDLEVPVGQCLGLLGPNGAGKTTTVEILEGLQPPTAGKVELLGRSWARDAKYLREHIGIALQETRFAERLTVEETVRLFRSFYAQGLTVEEAIGLVHLEEKRHTYSMKLSGGQRQRLALAVALVADPQILFLDEPTTGLDPQSRRALWDVIEGLKGKGRTVVLTTHYMEEAQVLCDQVVIMDHGRIVAQGTPPQLIASIGAEQIIEFASTPDLPAEALAEVPTFVSARSRGDGHTLSVRELHTALPGLLSVVAARGARLRHLSTRQATLDDVFLTLTGRALREEES; via the coding sequence GTGCAACCTTCTCTCGCCTCCACGCCCCCGCCGCTCGCCATCGAGGTGAAGGGGCTCATCAAACGCTTCGAGGACACCGTGGCGGTGGCGGGCATCGACCTGGAGGTGCCCGTGGGCCAGTGCCTCGGCCTGCTCGGGCCCAACGGCGCGGGCAAAACCACCACCGTCGAGATCCTCGAAGGGTTGCAGCCCCCCACCGCCGGCAAGGTTGAGCTGCTCGGCCGAAGCTGGGCGCGTGACGCCAAGTACCTCCGGGAGCACATCGGCATCGCGCTTCAGGAGACGCGCTTCGCCGAGCGCCTCACGGTCGAGGAGACCGTGCGGCTCTTCCGCTCCTTCTATGCCCAGGGGCTCACCGTGGAGGAGGCCATCGGCCTGGTGCACCTGGAGGAGAAACGCCACACGTACTCCATGAAGCTCTCGGGCGGCCAGCGGCAGCGGCTCGCGCTGGCGGTCGCCCTGGTGGCGGACCCGCAGATTCTCTTCCTGGACGAGCCCACCACGGGGCTGGACCCCCAGTCCCGGCGCGCGCTGTGGGACGTCATCGAGGGCCTCAAGGGCAAGGGCCGCACGGTGGTCCTCACCACGCACTACATGGAGGAAGCCCAGGTGCTGTGCGATCAGGTCGTCATCATGGACCACGGCCGCATCGTGGCCCAGGGCACGCCGCCCCAGCTCATCGCCTCCATTGGCGCCGAGCAGATCATCGAGTTCGCCTCGACGCCGGACCTCCCGGCCGAGGCGCTCGCGGAGGTGCCCACGTTCGTGTCCGCCCGCTCCCGGGGCGATGGCCACACCCTGTCGGTGCGGGAGCTGCACACGGCCCTGCCCGGGTTGCTCTCGGTGGTGGCCGCGCGGGGGGCCCGGTTGAGGCACCTGTCCACCCGGCAGGCCACGCTCGATGACGTCTTCCTCACCCTCACGGGCCGGGCCCTTCGCGAGGAGGAGTCCTGA
- a CDS encoding ABC transporter permease, producing MSAGHPLWQLVLFRLRGFIREPEALFWVFAFPLLTSLALGLAFRNQALPELAVAVADGPEADALTAALDAVDGLTASRMPEAAGRDALRRGKAALVLVPGTPPQLVVDPQREEGRTARLMTVDALNRLKGRVDPVAPRLQEVTEPGSRYIDFLIPGLLGFGLLSSSLWGLGWAIVQLRMGKLLKRLVATPMKRAHFLLAFLLSRSLLSLLEIVFFILFARLLFDVRMAGSHLAFIGLGLFGSLSFGGLALLIVVRAKTSEAANGLMNLVTMPMMLLSGVFFSASHFPGWMQPLIQALPLTALNEGLRAIMIDGAPLAALWPQSLILGAWGFLSFLIALRYFKWL from the coding sequence ATGAGCGCCGGCCATCCGCTCTGGCAGTTGGTGCTCTTCCGCCTGCGGGGGTTCATCCGGGAGCCCGAGGCGCTCTTCTGGGTCTTCGCCTTCCCCCTGCTCACGTCCCTGGCCCTGGGGCTTGCCTTCCGCAACCAGGCGCTGCCCGAGCTGGCGGTGGCGGTGGCGGACGGTCCCGAGGCAGATGCGCTCACCGCCGCGCTCGACGCGGTGGATGGGCTGACGGCCTCGCGGATGCCCGAGGCCGCAGGGCGGGATGCGCTGCGCCGTGGCAAGGCCGCGCTGGTGCTCGTCCCTGGCACGCCTCCCCAGCTCGTCGTGGACCCCCAGCGCGAGGAGGGCCGCACGGCCCGGCTGATGACCGTGGATGCCCTCAACCGGCTGAAAGGCCGGGTGGATCCGGTGGCCCCCCGGCTTCAGGAGGTGACGGAGCCGGGCTCCCGCTACATCGACTTCCTCATTCCGGGCCTGCTGGGCTTCGGGCTGCTGTCCTCCAGCCTGTGGGGGCTGGGCTGGGCCATCGTCCAGCTGCGCATGGGCAAGCTGCTCAAGCGGCTGGTGGCCACCCCCATGAAGCGCGCCCACTTCCTGCTGGCCTTCCTGCTGAGCCGCAGCCTCCTGTCGCTGCTGGAGATCGTCTTCTTCATCCTCTTCGCCCGGCTGCTCTTCGACGTGCGCATGGCTGGCAGCCACCTGGCCTTCATTGGCCTGGGGCTCTTTGGTTCACTGTCCTTCGGGGGCCTGGCGCTGCTGATCGTCGTCCGGGCCAAGACGTCGGAGGCGGCCAATGGGCTGATGAACCTGGTCACCATGCCCATGATGCTGCTGTCGGGCGTGTTCTTCTCGGCGAGTCACTTTCCCGGATGGATGCAGCCGCTCATCCAGGCCCTTCCCCTCACGGCCCTCAACGAGGGCCTGCGCGCCATCATGATCGACGGCGCCCCGCTTGCCGCCCTCTGGCCGCAAAGTCTGATACTGGGTGCGTGGGGCTTTCTCTCATTCTTGATTGCACTGCGTTACTTCAAGTGGCTCTAG
- a CDS encoding bifunctional metallophosphatase/5'-nucleotidase, whose translation MNAARRLPARHVVPLLFLLLAAGCPSTARPVPAPETVRITLLHLNDVYQFTPLEQGRVGGLARVATLRKQTLAESPHTLTLFGGDTLGPSVESLLEVNGKPLHGRQMIDAWNAVGVDYAVPGNHEFDFGDGALKDSIRASRFPWLAANIFDNHTGQPFEGVIPYVLREVAGVKVGLFGLLVPDTEVTSSVSQDTNIRDVCTTARPVVSRLRAQGATLIIALTHLDLALDQELARCVSVDLIVGGHEHYRIEDRSTGTPIFKVEADARELGRLDLDVDGRTGQLKTLGWHVFPVTDAIPDDAAFAEAMRPYDALVADLSQPLGNTPVPLDARKTAVRSQETNLASLVTDTFRHVTGTDVVLVNGGAIRGDTIFPAGPLTRRDLLAIFPFRDDLVRLDVTGAVLLAALENGVSKSAEDPEPGRFPQVSGLRFSFDPGLPKGQRVLCATVGGKPVSPTATYSLAVTRFIAGGKDGYEMLRGLPSKPLLPEGKTPRDIVGEALRTGKPRPMSQGDGRIQRIARASLRPGECAPPPAASR comes from the coding sequence TTGAACGCCGCACGCCGTCTGCCCGCCCGCCATGTGGTGCCCCTGCTGTTCCTGCTCCTGGCGGCGGGCTGTCCCTCGACCGCGCGGCCCGTGCCCGCCCCGGAGACGGTGCGCATCACCCTGCTGCACCTCAATGACGTGTACCAGTTCACCCCGCTGGAGCAGGGCCGGGTGGGAGGGCTTGCCCGCGTCGCCACCTTGCGCAAGCAGACGCTCGCCGAGTCACCCCACACGCTGACGCTCTTCGGCGGGGACACGCTGGGCCCTTCGGTCGAGTCGCTCCTCGAGGTGAACGGCAAGCCGCTCCATGGCCGGCAGATGATCGACGCCTGGAACGCCGTGGGGGTGGACTACGCCGTCCCCGGCAACCACGAGTTCGACTTCGGGGATGGCGCGCTGAAAGACAGCATCCGCGCCTCGCGCTTCCCGTGGCTCGCCGCGAACATCTTCGACAACCACACGGGCCAGCCCTTCGAGGGCGTCATCCCCTACGTCCTCCGCGAGGTGGCGGGCGTGAAGGTGGGCCTGTTTGGCCTGCTCGTCCCCGATACCGAGGTGACCTCCAGCGTCTCCCAGGACACCAACATCCGGGACGTGTGCACCACGGCCCGCCCCGTCGTCTCCCGGCTGCGCGCGCAAGGCGCCACGCTCATCATCGCCCTCACCCACCTGGACCTGGCGCTGGACCAGGAGCTGGCGCGCTGCGTGTCCGTGGACCTCATCGTCGGAGGCCACGAGCACTACCGCATCGAGGACCGCTCCACCGGCACCCCCATCTTCAAGGTCGAGGCGGACGCGCGGGAGCTGGGGCGGCTCGACCTGGACGTGGATGGGCGGACCGGCCAGCTGAAGACGCTCGGCTGGCACGTGTTCCCCGTGACGGACGCCATCCCGGACGATGCCGCCTTCGCCGAGGCCATGCGGCCCTACGACGCGCTCGTCGCGGACCTGTCCCAGCCGCTGGGCAACACCCCCGTCCCGCTCGATGCGCGCAAGACGGCCGTGCGCAGCCAGGAGACGAACCTGGCCTCGCTCGTGACGGACACCTTCCGCCACGTCACAGGCACCGACGTGGTGCTCGTCAACGGCGGCGCCATCCGCGGCGACACCATCTTCCCCGCGGGCCCCCTCACCCGGAGGGACTTGCTCGCCATCTTCCCCTTCCGGGACGACCTGGTCCGGCTGGACGTCACCGGGGCCGTGCTGCTCGCGGCCCTGGAGAACGGGGTGAGCAAGAGCGCCGAGGACCCTGAGCCCGGACGGTTCCCCCAGGTCTCCGGGCTGCGCTTCTCGTTTGATCCAGGCCTGCCCAAGGGCCAGCGCGTCCTCTGCGCGACGGTGGGCGGCAAGCCGGTGTCCCCCACCGCCACGTACAGCCTCGCCGTCACGCGCTTCATCGCCGGCGGCAAGGATGGCTACGAGATGCTCCGCGGCCTTCCCTCCAAGCCCCTGCTTCCGGAGGGAAAGACGCCTCGGGACATCGTGGGAGAGGCCCTGCGCACCGGAAAGCCCCGGCCCATGAGCCAGGGCGACGGGCGCATCCAGCGCATCGCCCGCGCCAGCCTGCGGCCCGGCGAGTGCGCGCCGCCCCCCGCCGCCAGCCGCTGA